ccctccagctctCAGCTTGGTGGCCTGGCCTTTAGCACCTAGTTCTTTTCCCCCCGTCCATCTCCCTCCTAACTACCAGCTCTCCGCAGCCTGGTGCTGCCCTCTTCTGGGACCCTAATTTTCTGGGCTTTGAGAAATGGGCTGCCCCTGGAGCACCATGCCCAGTGGAGGCATGGGGTGAGGCTTACCTCTCTCTTCTTTGGATCTCGGATTTCTCACATTGCCCTCCCTTCTTATCCTGAAAATGGTCCTGCTGTCCTCGGAGAACCCCAGTAAGATGGGATTCTTGTGCTGTGTTTCTCACGCTGCTAATGGACATTCTCTTTTCACCCATTTCCACCTTCTACTATTTCCTGTTCTCTTTCAAAACCATAGCCATGTGCTCCTGGGTGCAGATGCATAAACCGTaagtgccccccccccacccgctccCCAAGGGCTCTGCCTGGCTCCAGCCTTCCTTATTGGGACCTTTTGCAGATACAGCCTGTACTAGACCCTCATCCAGGGTCACGGCTCACTCTGCCCTCTCTCTCCCGACACTGCCCCAGATGCTCCCCAAAGCTGCTTTCACATCCTTCCAGTATGGGGTCTCCCATGTGAGCAAGGGGCCTCTTCAAGATTCACTCTTCCCTTTTATGGTAATTTTGGCCTTGAAGCCGCCAGGGATCAGGATGAGAAAGAAGAGCTCAGTGAGCAGGAATGACAGCAGCTGGGTGTGAGTGTTACGGAGAAGTGGGGGGAAGGCAGCTTGCCCAAGGGGGGCCCAATCATGGAAACGACAGCAAGTTCCTCTAGGATCCCCGACTTGGATCCCCAGGACATGCATCACCGCCTTCTGCATTTCCACCCAGCATATGCCTAAACTGGGGCTGTCCATGGTGCAGGCTGCCTCCCCCTCCCGTCTTAACAGCCGTAAGACTCGGAGGGGTGCTACTTGAGGGGAGGTGTTCTCAATTTAGAAATATCCCAGCCCGTTTGGGGCCGAGGGAGAATGCGACAGAGAAagttcagagagagaaaggaatcggggcgggggcggggaaagGCGGGGCGGCGCGGCCTCCCGGGCACAGCCCGGCGCCCCGCTCAGTCGCTGTCGCTCTTGTCCACCAGCACGGCGTCCGACTCCTCGGTGATCTCCAGCAGCGTGTGCACGTCGGGGCTGCTCCCGCGCAGCAGGTCGGCCGCCTCGCCGCGCTCCGCGCCGCCCTCCTCTTCGTCGGCGCCTACCTCCACCATCTCGGTGGCCTTCAGCACCTCTACCTCGCCCCCGCGGATCTTCTTGACGTGGAAGGTAAACGGCGGCACCCTGTAGACCGCCGTCTTGGAGCGCGCGTAGACCACGTGATCGGGCGTGAAGGACTTCCGCAGCTTGTCTCGCGAGGTCTTAAGCTTCTCCCGCCGTTCGGCGGGGACGAGGCGCGTGCCCAGCTTGTTCATGCGCTTCTCCAGAGTGTGCCGCGTCTTCTCCAGGTTCTCCTTGGTCTTGAGGCGGGTCCTCTCCAGGTTCTCGCGGGTGCGCACCTTGGTCTTCTCCATCTTCTCCTTGGAGAAGGCTTTCTTGAAGTCGTCCACGCGCCGCAGGCCGCTGCGCTTGATGCGCTCGGCGCGCGACTCCTCGATgacctcctccacctccaccgcCTCGTCCGACGACAGCTCGAGCACCGCCGCGTCCTCCTCGGGCTGCTCGCCCTCGGCCAGCTCGTCGCCTTCCTTCTCGGGCAGCGCCTCCGACTCTTTCAGGGACTTGCCGATGCTCACTTTGGCCGGCAGTTTCACTTCATCCTAAAGGGAGATCAGAGCGAACAGATGAGGGGGCAGAGCCGGAGAACTGGGCGGGGACTTGGGGGGACGCCGGGCGAAGAACCCGGGGCTGGACGGCGGCACCCGTGATCCTGCGGAGTGCGTGGTACCCGTGAAATCGGCCTGGACTTGCTCGCCGTTGTATccccagcgcctggcacagagCTGGACACCTCGTGGGCGCTCaagaaatatgtattgaatgaataGTAACTATACAGACAGGGCGAGGAGGGAACCGAGCTTCGGATCGGAGTCTGGCCTGTGTTTTCGCACTTAAGTTAAGTATCTCTGCGGCCCTCCAGCCGTCTCCTTGAGCCCTGCGACTACCCATTTTAAACCAGTCCTTACCCTTTGCGTCCCAGGGACCACAACTTAACTTTGGAAATGGGCAGAGCGCCCTCTGGTGCACTGGGCCCCACACTGCCCAAGCCAGACCAAAAACCAAAGGGCAGAGTCTGTTTAGGTTGAGGGGTACGGGTAGGGGGATGAGCTCACAGCCAATCTCAGGCGGCCCCCAAGTAGGGTAACTTGAAGGCAAGTTTACCATAAAGGGAGTGCGTTTCCCAGACTTCGTATCATTTCAGAAGAACCAGTATTAGGGAAGCAGAGCTGTGGCCCTATCTCCCTCCCCCGCCTCATACTGTTTGGCTCCACCAGTGGACATTCTCCACCCTCTTGTAGAAattgaggaaagaggaagaagctgGCTGGGAGCCAAGGACATGTTTTCTTCCCAACCTGGACGTTTCTTCTGGTTCTGACGTCCCTGCCTTGGAATGGAAGGGAGAGATTGCTTTTCCATTCTTGCTCTTTTCCCCCTAAACAGGAGCTCAAGGGACCAGGAGTAGGAGGGCAAGAGATCCTGGAGCTCAGAGCCagttcttccctcttcccctggGAACGCCTAGCACCAGCACTGTTTTCCATTCCGGGAAGATTTTCCAAGATCCTGACTCTGGACCAACATTTCAGAATCTCAGGATCACCTCTCACCAGAAGGTAGGGGAGATTGAGCACAGACAGGAAAAGGGGACATAACCCAGAATGTAAACAGGCTCTCCTCTTTGGCCCAGACTCTCTTTAGGGACTTCATACAAAGGAATGATAGGCAGTAGTTTTTCTAAAGGGTTTTCTGAAGATTGTTTCGCAGAATTGTAAGAAAACCGcatctgagaaaaatgaggcaacACGAGCTGACCCGttccataaacacacacacgcgcacgcacatACACGTATACGTTGGCTGCTTGGTATCTCTGTACCACCTGCTACAGAAattccttccccagcccccaacctctttcctcttccctcccatcCACATCCCCACAGAGTTTCCTGGTTTACATTGAAAACTAGGAACACCTCCTCCCaacttccttccctccctgtcaATATTATTAGCAGGGACAAAGAGGGAATGCTGGCTCCACCTCTTCTCCCAAACTGGGCACCGGCTCTGCTGGGCACCAAGCCACCTCAAGCTCTCGTTACTCAACTACATCTCCCAGCAGGCAAGGTGACCAGGGCTCAGGGCATGCTGGGACTTGTAGTCTCCACCTGCCACAGCTGGCTGGGTACTATCATGGGCATCCTGTGGCAGTCCGTCCATCCTCTGCTTCTTATCACTCATGGAGGCGTTGAACGGGTGTTTTCCTTGCTCTTGAGTGTAGGAGGGTCCCAATCTCTCTTAGCAGTCCCTCTGATTCCCAGTTGTACCCTTTGGGTCTCCCTTTTGCAATCACTTCTCCCTGCCTGCTACCCGAGCGCTCTCTCTTACACACCATTTTAGGACTCTCTATCATCTAAACTCCTGGCTACTTCTTCATCCATCTCTACCCAGAATTTACCGGCAGCCCTAGTATCAAAAAATGTCAGCTCTGATCTCTCCTTCACAGCCTCCTAGTCTAAAAACCCACCCACGCTCCCCGACGTTTGAAGGAGAATGCCTCCTTTCACTAAGCTCAGACTATGTGAATGAATTAAGGGAAGGATTAAGTGTGATGGGTGGGAAATAGTCAGGAAACAGTCCCTGCTGCTGGAAAACAGATCCACATtgtctccctgccccaccccagcacCCCTGATTCTCCCCTCTGCTCCACTGCAACCCCTAAAGGCTGAGCTGGCTGGTTTTCCTGGCCTCTGGCTTCCTAGATAAAGGTCTCTGCCAGCTGAATTTGAATGTGAACAAGGCTGGGGAGAGAGTTCCAGACTTCTTGTAGCCAATCGTGTCTTCCTAGTGCCTGGTGAAAGGTCTCAAATACAACATCAGGGAGCAATCCCAGTGAGGGGAGGTTTATTCCTGGATCTGGGGTTGTCTCCCCCCAGTCCAGAAAGGTACTTGGAAGCCATTCATTGTAGGCTTCCTCCAGAGTGATGGCTTACACCAGAGGAGCTGCCTTCTTGGTGGAAGGTCAGGGGATAGGGGAAGAAACTGTTTGACCTAAGTCCCGGATAATATCCAGTGGATTGGCGCTGGAGAGGGTATACCACCATGACTTTAGCTTTTCGCCTCCATTAATGGATTTTGTCTTTTCTCCCCGTTTCCAAGCCAGGTTTCCCCTATGACTCACAGCATTGGAGTGCTGTCTTGGGCCCACCCAGTTGGCCTGTTGCTACAACAACCAGCAACACAATCCCAAAGCACCTCCCCCAACCCTGGGCACAGAGGCCGGGCACCCCTGTGCCACCCCTACTTCCCTGGCAGAGCTCCTAAGCTAAAGGAGGGGCCTCAGGGTGGCAAGGAGGGAGAGctctgtttgttctgtttctacatttttattaaacaaaaccACCAGTCCCAACAGGCTTGGTTTCCAGAGTTACCTTTAATGACCAGGTCTGAACAAAAGCATGCACAGcttcccctgccccccgccaAGCACACACAGCTCCCTGACCCAGGAAAGCACCAGTCCAGGATGAATTTTAGAGGAGCCCCAGGATGGCTCCCAGCCGCTTCCTCTCCACTCCCTAACCCTGCTATATAAACTTAAGATTCTCTGGCTTAGGaagatttttatataattataatttaattgagcacctactatttgcCTGGTCCTTGGCCAGGCACTTCACGTTTGTCAGGGAGAAGGGACAAGTGTCATATAGCTCTGGGTAGAGCCTCTCTTGACTTAGTTCTGTCTCCAACCACTGCCTGCGAATGGCCAGAGAAGACATTGGAGAGGTCATTCAGAGACCCAGGATCTGGATCTGCTCGGAGACCATGTTAGAGGAGGGTGCAGATGGAGAGAGGTGAAAGAGAGGGCAGTCTTAAAAACTCAGGACCTCCACTTTATGTTGCTAGGACAAGGGGGTGAAAGACACTAAAGGTAGAAGGGTCCTTCTTTTCTGCTATAGCATGATTCTCAACAGGAGGCATGCTGCCCCCAAGTGGGCGGAAATTGGTTCTTGCGGGGGAGGGCACGAATCTTAGA
This window of the Balaenoptera ricei isolate mBalRic1 chromosome 20, mBalRic1.hap2, whole genome shotgun sequence genome carries:
- the CAVIN1 gene encoding caveolae-associated protein 1; this translates as MEDTQLHIIEQPLPGYPDAGDQGSSTMGAAAAEEPSGAGSEELIKSDQVNGVMVLSLLDKIIGAVDQIQLTQAQLEERQAEMEGAVQSIQGELSKLGKAHATTSNTVSKLLEKVRKVSVNVKTVRGSLERQAGQIKKLEVNEAELLRRRNFKVMIYQDEVKLPAKVSIGKSLKESEALPEKEGDELAEGEQPEEDAAVLELSSDEAVEVEEVIEESRAERIKRSGLRRVDDFKKAFSKEKMEKTKVRTRENLERTRLKTKENLEKTRHTLEKRMNKLGTRLVPAERREKLKTSRDKLRKSFTPDHVVYARSKTAVYRVPPFTFHVKKIRGGEVEVLKATEMVEVGADEEEGGAERGEAADLLRGSSPDVHTLLEITEESDAVLVDKSDSD